In Aminobacterium sp. MB27-C1, a single genomic region encodes these proteins:
- a CDS encoding LexA family transcriptional regulator yields MFSGDKLAELRVKRGFTQIELAEMIHVSFHTILRWEKERRLPDASHLSALAETLDTTVGYLMGEETCDNADGSLWNFEKEAVVAVPLLDSSLVACAGWGFGDMDDVIPESSTSLFVAKDDLGRIGEQRPYAVKVEGDSMQEAGIPDGARITINPEEPVYNGDSILVKWGRRGDLAVKWYYEYKDHIELRSSNPGKYPPIIISKEEIAEEMDAGNMDFFRICGKVMSVSVIPKRGI; encoded by the coding sequence AAGAGAGGGTTTACTCAAATTGAACTTGCTGAAATGATACACGTTTCTTTTCATACTATTCTTCGTTGGGAAAAAGAAAGACGTTTGCCAGACGCCTCTCATTTGTCGGCACTTGCCGAGACACTAGATACAACTGTAGGTTATCTGATGGGAGAAGAAACATGTGATAACGCTGATGGTTCACTTTGGAATTTTGAAAAAGAAGCTGTCGTAGCGGTTCCTCTATTGGATTCTTCCCTTGTTGCTTGTGCGGGGTGGGGGTTTGGAGATATGGACGACGTTATTCCTGAATCCTCCACTTCTCTATTTGTTGCGAAAGATGATCTTGGACGAATAGGAGAACAACGCCCCTATGCCGTTAAAGTTGAGGGAGACAGCATGCAGGAGGCTGGAATCCCAGATGGAGCTCGTATCACCATTAACCCTGAAGAGCCTGTCTATAACGGTGATTCTATTCTAGTTAAATGGGGACGTCGTGGAGATTTGGCAGTTAAATGGTATTACGAATATAAAGATCATATCGAATTGCGTTCTTCTAATCCTGGCAAGTATCCGCCAATTATTATTTCCAAAGAAGAGATTGCAGAAGAAATGGATGCCGGGAATATGGATTTTTTTAGAATTTGTGGAAAGGTTATGTCAGTAAGCGTCATACCTAAAAGAGGAATTTAA